In Leptospira bourretii, the genomic window TACTAGTTACAAACAATGAAAAAGAATTTAAGAGAATTAAAGAACTTAAAATCGAAAACTGGATTAACTAGAATGCTGACCGTCGTATAACAGCGACTAACCGCTTCGCTTCGGCACAAGGCCTCGCTCGGCCTCCGGCAAATTCCCCTTCTGGCATTCGCCTGCATACGCAAGCTACATGCCAGTCCCTAACGTCCCGCCGGGACTCAGGGTCGGGGAACTTCGGTAACATTAGTTCGTTATACGACATTTCCGAGAGATCTAAAAAAGAACGGGCGTCCATGCCCGTAAGAACGAAAAAAGCGAGAAAAAGAGGTTACATAATTCTTGACAGATATTACTTACACGTTATATTACTCTAAGTGTATGAAATAAAAAGAACCGAAGAGATAGTTCTCTGGTTAAAAGATCTGGATAATGATGCAAAAAAGGATATTTTAGTTTCTATCGAAATTCTTAAAGAGTTTGGGCCTAGACTTGGAAGACCACATGTTGACACCATTACCGGCTCTAAAATTAAAAATTTAAAGGAACTTAGAGTTAATAGTAAAAATAGACCTTTTAGGATATTTTTCGTTTTTGATCCAAAGAGAAATGCCATTTTACTCATTGGTGGAAACAAAGCTACTTCTAAGAAATTTTATCCTAACATGATTAAAAAATCTGAAGAATTATACTCAGAATATTTGGGAGATTTGTAATATGATTAAGAAAAAGAAAGAATTAAAAAGTTTTGATACTGATCTCACAAAATTTGTTTCACAAGATATTATTGATCAAGCAAAAGCTGAGGCTCAGAAACAAATTTTCAAATTAAAACTTGCCGAACTAAGACAAAAACAAGGAATTAAGCAAACTGATGTAGATGGTTTTTCGCAAGTCAGTGTTTCTAGAATTGAATCTAGATCTGATATTAAAATCTCCACACTAGTCGACTATGTTCATGCATGTGGATTTGATGTTGAAATTAAAGCTGTTCCCAAAAAAAAGAAAAACAAAGAA contains:
- a CDS encoding type II toxin-antitoxin system RelE/ParE family toxin, giving the protein MYEIKRTEEIVLWLKDLDNDAKKDILVSIEILKEFGPRLGRPHVDTITGSKIKNLKELRVNSKNRPFRIFFVFDPKRNAILLIGGNKATSKKFYPNMIKKSEELYSEYLGDL
- a CDS encoding helix-turn-helix domain-containing protein; translated protein: MIKKKKELKSFDTDLTKFVSQDIIDQAKAEAQKQIFKLKLAELRQKQGIKQTDVDGFSQVSVSRIESRSDIKISTLVDYVHACGFDVEIKAVPKKKKNKEEFVLLRA